cctcttctgtcacatgctaactctccctctctctttttctcccgTCTCTCCATTCTATTCATTGAAATTAGTCGAGGAggggtgtggggggggggggggcaagtTCTTCTAATTGAAATTCTTTACAGGGTCTCCATGGGAATAGTAAACTTTGtggagaggggaaagaaagacAGCGAGGGTGAACGAATgaaaggggaaagaaaagagagcgagagagcagTTTGTGAGAACTcgggagaaagacagacagagcaaAGAATGGGAAAGAATTTCCTCCAGCGCCTCGCGAACGGGAAGCGTTCACTTCTTTTTCACCTTGATAGattgcatttcattttatttttacacagcgtccaccccctccctccctccctctccctccctccctctctgccttccCCATCactctcttcctttctccccctctcatgcttttctttttcttttctccttcgTCACCtgtcacccctccctccctccctcccctccgcCCTCTCCATCTGTTTTCCCCTCTTACTCCAATGCTAAAGAGGGACAATGGCACCCCATGCTGtgtaatgatgtgtgtgtgtgtatgtccaAGCTCATCCACTCTTTGCTTTGTTCTCACAGGTCGACGATGCCATGCTAATGTTcgacaaaacaaccaacagacACAGAGGTACGTAACCAGAGTCAGGATTCGCACACGCACATCATGTTAACGTGTGTCGACATACACCTACAGACACGTTCTCATAAGTGTAAGGGGGGATATCACACTCTTTTGTCTCTCCGCCGCTCCCTCTATCATCTATCTCTGTCCTCTCCCAGCTCGTTAGAAGTGCAGCGCCCGCTGAGGGTCATGATACGGGGTCAGGTGGTTACAGGCCAGGGTGTAACTTAATGAGACAAgtgagagaagagggagagggagaggaggagggcggaGATGGAGAGATTGGATGTGATAATTGGTAGTAGAAGACAGTAAATCTGGGCGCAGCTTTCGCTGAACCACACCccagagctgctgctcctgGATGCCAACAGCTGATTGACAGGCGGGCCTGACGTAGGCAGCTCCTTGTGTTAGAAATAGCCGGTGATGGTCGTATTATATCCACTCATAGGTgacctgtttttaaaagtttctgGGATGTTGaatcaggaaaatgtttttgaaaatatacTCTTTGAGGAGAACTGTTGAAATGgaaaattctgtgtttttacaacatttttttttaatataactgACGAGAGCTTCATGTCTTTGTGACAGAGCGGTAGCGCAGAAtgtaactagaatggcactcagcagaGCGAATACCTCGAATGCGAATAAAGGCCGAGGGCCAACAGTGCCCTTTATTCACTTCAGATTGTACTCTCTTaaagataccagccacctaaaaacagctgatttatTGTCATCCAGATCCATGCATTATAATCTGACAAattaccaaaatgttgaaaaactctCGCAATGTTAAGGAAAGTGAGAAGTAATCCGGGTCTGCGTCAAAAGTGAAAGGGGTCTCTTCTGGGCTGAAACCTATTCTCTGTCCAGttttcgtggaaatccgttcagtagtttttgtgtgatcctgctgacaaaccaaccaacaaacaatcAGACacggtgaaaacataacctcctcggGGAAGGGACAAACAGGGATGTCAAGTGTTGGAaaaagagtgtgtttgtgtgtcttccAGGTTTTGGCTTTGTTACCTTTGAGAATGAAGATGTGGTGGAAAAAGTGTGTGAGATCCACTTCCATGAGATCAACAACAAAATGGTACGCATGTCACACTAACAGAACTAAAACTCCTTTAAGGAAGAAATCTCCAATGTATGTTTGGTTTATGTCACATAGTTATTTTTTACTGAGCTTGTTAATGAACACTGGCTTCCTGTATCTTAGGTCGAGTGTAAGAAAGCCCAGCCCAAGGAGGTGATGACGCCGACAGGCTCAGCCAGAGGCCGCTCCAGAGTGATGCCTTACGGGATGGATGCCTTCATGCTGGGAATCGGCATGCTGGGTAAGATCCAGAATCAAATATATACACTTAACCAGAAACATGTGTGAATACAgtgtatgtacatatacacaTGCCTAATCTAGCAGCCACTGAGGGGTCTCTTTAAAGGTTTACTCCATAAGCAGTGGGTGTTGTGCTTTAGAGCAGAAGCTTAACACAACATAAACACTGACTGTAATGACAGTTTTATCAGATATGTTTTAGGTTAAGTGTGATAAATTTAAGGGCATTTTCACATGAAGAAGAATATTCTACATCTAACAATATTtctaaatgtcagaaaactttGTTGGATATTTGAATGTTATATCCAGAAACTAAATATCTGTCACCAGCTCCACCTTTAGATCTCATTTAATCTTAGTCGAGTGCAGTTTAGTGCTCTTTATCTTTTTCTGCAATATAAAACTAAACACCCCCCAAGTGAACAGTGTCTTCCACGGGTCCTTACATGTAATATTTCTtgactttaaaatattaaagataaaataatccTGTTGCCTCGAACTAAAGCTGGTGTTTTAATTTGGTTGATATTATTCTCTGAGCTGATTCTCACATGCAAACCTCCAGTGAATGAGGCTCTGATGTATCATAAATTTAGAGGTCACAGTCTGAAGGGCGATACAGTTTTACACACTGGAGTAAAATCTCTCattgagaaaacaaactgagagTGGCATGTGCCATTTATGGTTGTTTGGCTCCCTCTACTGGACATTTGAATTTTACAGTATCGGTCGTCGATTGCTCATTAGGCCTGGTTTAGTTGTAATTACTCGATGATGACCCAGACCCttaaagaaatacagaacaaaatgtatttattgtgtataATTTAAACGCCCAAGCAAACATCCATAATATGTCTTAAAACAGTTTAAGTTATGGTGCAGAATTAATCAACACTTCTGTAAATGTGCTACtcaagtcgattttatttgaACCTTTTTAGAGTCAGGGTTGCAGACCAGACAAGCACCTGTCTGTTTGGTTCTCAGGCAGTAACAATGAGGATGGTGTTTTTGTTGTACTCACTGTTCAGGCTTAAGTGTTGTGCAGGACGCTTGTGCCCAGCTCGTCACAGAGTGACAAATACGACATAATAATGACGTTGACATGAAGTGCTGCTGCCTCTGTAGTCGGACTGTTCCTGATATGTTGGAGATATGACAAGATGTGACATTACACATTTTGAATACTTTGCATACTGGCTGCACCAGAGCAGATGTAAATACTTGAGTGGAGACTGGTTAGATAAGAACCTTTCCAGCAGGCAAACAATTAGAAAAATACTCAACACAATTTACCAGAGTGACAACTataaaattgcttcttttgtccaaccaacagtccaaaatggCAAATTTGTGACTTTCTTGCATAAAAAAGACTGTAATGATGGATTTATTAGCagaatagttggcaactaactttcttttgattgacttattgattaatcaacatAGCGTTTTAGCTATTTAGTGTTTGGTGTCTCTGTggttaacacattttaatgtcaaagAGTTGATCAACCTTCTGAAATTATCATAAAGTTTGGCATATTTATGTCTTCACATCTTTATTCAGCCAGGTTAACTGAACTGATTATTCTCTCTTTCTAACAGGCTACCCGGGCTTCCAGACTACTACCTACACCAGCCGCAGTTACTCCGGCATTGCTCCTGGTTACACTTACCAGTTCCCAGGTAAGTCCATGTACATCCCGGCGTTAGAGGGGTGAGAAGAACGGTTAAAGGGTGCAGTCTGTAGCATGTAGATGATGTACAAATGAAATGTATACAAACTACaagagcacatacacacatattcacacttATTCTTAATTTGAGCAGAGTGGCTGCTTGTAGAGTTAAGATTGTGTTTCTAAAATGTCTTTGCAAAACCTCCTCCCTCTCTAAAATATCTCCTCACGTCTTGTCTTTTATTTGCCCGCGTTCCCTTTATattcttctgtgtttatttatctgCTTATGTAACCCCCTTTCATTTGCCCGTACCGcccctccttttcctttttgctccgaccttcctgtctgtccccACAGTAGATTTTTTAACTTCCACGCTAGCCTTCTGCCGTGGCTAaatgtctctgtgtatgtggcTTTGTAGCGTGGCCGGTGGATGGTGACTGTACTTACAAAGCGCTCTCTCTTGACCTTCTCTGTTTCTAGAATTCCATTTAGAGAGGACCCCCCTCCTGACATCATCCCACCCCCCTGAGCTGGCAGGTCAGTGGCTCCTCACCTAGAGAACAAATAATAACTGTTCAGCAGCAGTGAGTGAAACTGCTGGCAAGAAAGTGCATTTCACTAAATGTAACCTGACTATTCCTTTGATGAGAATAGTCAGGTAGTTTACCGGAACAAGGGACCATTTTACTGTGGTGGTAAAATGGGGCAAAAATGACAACAAGCTCTGTATCTTCCAGTCAAATGTTGCTGTGAAAATGCATCTTTAGAGAGTGTGTGATCCTGTTAGCCCACAAATAATCCTTTAAACTTACAATGAGCTTTACTGTCTGTGAATCCTGTGCCTCATCTTGCTGTCCTCCTGAACGGCGCTAAAACTGCTAGCAAAGTTTTGTCTTAGAGATATTTGCAAAGCAACTGAGAGAACTTGGTAAAAATTACAATTAAGTAGGTTTTTACTGACTTCCCTCTAAATTCTCTCAGAGTTAGTGTTAAAAATGCTTTGTGAATTACTCTTGGACCAAAAATGTAGTGTAGAAATGTTAGACCTAAAGTTAAGGACTAATACTCTCCTTATTTTAAAGAGTTTCTCCCAGCTCCCTACTTAGGAGCTATTTTTAGCCTCAGGATGTTTAGTGAATACATCTACaagcagctcctgcagctctttCTACGCTGCCATCTAGTGGCGCTGAGTTGTACTTGCATCTTTACTTGGAGACGTCATCCTCCACATTTTTACCATGAGCAATATTTTAGtctaaattcagattttattggaTGTTATAACACTGATACAGTTGGTTTGGGATTTTGCGTCTTCCACCAGTTGGATTTAGATCGGATGGCAGGTGTTTGAGCAGATGTCAGATCAGCTGACGCTGAGCGGTGGATTGTTACTTATGATCTGATATGAGAGCGATCCACAATAACACCATGTTTGTAACCCTCAGCCATTCCCCTGACTGCATATGGACCAAtggcagcagccgcagcagcagcagtagttaGAGGTACGTGTGCGTGTAAGAAAAGGACTGTGTGTTCATACTTGTATGCTTGCCCGAGGTAGAATGTGTGAACAATGTCCTGCGTGGACaaataaaagaatatttttagacgtgtgtgtgtgttaatgtgtgtgtgtgagcgtgtgtgaaGCCCGGAGTGTCGAAGCCTGactcgtctcctctcctgtctcacAGGCTCCACCCCTTCACGCACAGCTGGTTTCCTGGGAACCAGCAGCCCTGGACCAATGGCTGACCTGTAtgctgcagccaatcaggactCAGGAGTCAGCAGCTACATCAGCGCCGCTAGCCCCGCCCCTAGCACAGGGTTCGGCCACGGTCTAGGGGTAggtcacacacgcacatactTGAGTACATGCATGGATGCACATATTATCCACAGAGCTAACAGAGAGTGTGTCCTCTCTTGTGTCCTCAGGGTCCTCTGATTGCTACTGCGTTCACTAATGGCTACCACTGAGACAGCTCAGGTTACTGAAGACGGGAGGGCTTCTCCTCTGCTGACGAGCCAATCGAAATGCTGGCTGCCCACTGATGGCACAAACCTGATTGGCCGGCCACAGGCTCTACCGGGCTCTCCTGGCTCCCTGTGGCTCCACCCACCGactgaatatctttttaaatcctgaactctgttttgctgtacTAATCTCACTTCAAACATAACGTCCCCGTCTTCTCCTTTTTTGTCCTCATGTAGTCTAATAACTAGatccccctccctccatccgttatcctttatttctcttttgaAGCTGAGACAAGAAAACtgcgaaaaacaaaaaaaaaatctctgaggAAACACTTGTCATCtttgacaaagacacagaggactattttgagtttttttattattattattattttatttcaatgtgATATGTCGTTTCATCATGAAATCCTTCAAAGCTGTTACTGAtgtgaacagagagagaaaaagccgTGCGAGATGGGTCTTTGTCCGAAAAACCATTTTTAACTAAGgaagaacaaacacaacaaagtcCGTTTTTTAACTCGAGCATCACGGAAACACgaaaaaaagctaaaatgtatattttggtagtctttaaaaacaaaacctttgtaatattgttattaatattgacataataatgataatctGTAAGGTATTTTATTCTGTAATTGGTTTTAAAgcaatgtttttatgtcttcCTGTAAGATATTGTACATAATCGTTGGGGTgtggggggggtggaggggttaCTGAACCGGCTGGCATGTCATTGGTTGGTTTGGAAAGGGTTAACAGCAATTTGACTGGATGTCATCTACTACTATGTGTGGTCATCTCACTACTTTGATCAGTATGCATATGGTATATGTGTACGTTGCTGACCAGTCCGCTCCGGCGATGCTCCGGCGACGCTTCAGCGCAGAGCTGTCGTCGATAGCTGTCGAGAAATAAAACTTCCGGGAGTCCGTCTGGCGTACTCGTTCAGTTTAACAGTTTTGTTACGAAGTCGTCACTTTGCTTCTTGAAAAAGCAACTTTGACTCTACGATTTTAACACCACAATGAACCAGATTTCTT
This Pagrus major chromosome 6, Pma_NU_1.0 DNA region includes the following protein-coding sequences:
- the LOC140998312 gene encoding RNA-binding protein Musashi homolog 1-like; the encoded protein is MDTEGSQSSLSSGTDNSPHDPCKMFIGGLSWQTTQEGLKEYFCKFGEVKECMVMRDPVTKRSRGFGFVTYAEQAGVEKVLAQNRHELDSKTIDPKVAFPRRAQPKLVTRTKKIFVGGLSVNTTIEDVKHYFDQFGKVDDAMLMFDKTTNRHRGFGFVTFENEDVVEKVCEIHFHEINNKMVECKKAQPKEVMTPTGSARGRSRVMPYGMDAFMLGIGMLGYPGFQTTTYTSRSYSGIAPGYTYQFPEFHLERTPLLTSSHPPELAAIPLTAYGPMAAAAAAAVVRGSTPSRTAGFLGTSSPGPMADLYAAANQDSGVSSYISAASPAPSTGFGHGLGGPLIATAFTNGYH